The genomic interval AGATTCATCTCGCGCCGTCTTGCCTGTTTTCGTTGTGAAGTATCTGCTCTCGCATTGCAAAATAAAAGCATCTTACCTATAACCTTATCACAAAGTCTTTCAAAATAAAAATACAACTTAACATCTGCAGCTAACTTACCCAGTAACTAATCTTTTAAAATATCATGTTTCTTCAACGTGTCTGTAAGCGTCTGCGCACTTCTTCTTATTTTTATTACTTCATCTTCCTGCAACGAAACTGCCAGCCGTCGTTCTACTCCATTCTCTGTAACCAAGCACGGTAAGCTAAGTGCTACATTATGGATACCGTATTCTCCTTGCAATGTTGTAGAAACAGGTAGAATAGAACGTTCATTGAATAGTACTGCCTTCGCTATACGACATACCCCCATTGCAATTCCATAATTCGTCCATCCCTTGTGATCTACAATGTCACTTGCCGCCCGAATTACTTGATCATCAACCCAGCTGCGGTCAAGTGGTTTTTCAGGTTGAAAATAATCTTCAAACTTTTTTATAGGAATGCCTCTAATACTAGTCAAGCTCCATGCCGCGAAAGCAGATTTACCATGTTCACCAAGCATAAAACCATTGACATCTTTTGCATCAATTCGATAATGATCTGCTAGAATGCGCTGAAAACGCAGCGTTTCCAGCGTCGTCCCTGTGCCAAGCAAGCGATCTATTGGATAATCAAAAAAGTTAGCTGCATAATATGTGGTGATATCAAGTGGATTGCTAATCATAAGAATAACTGCTTTTTTCGTATGTTTTGTTATTTCCCTCATAACTTTACGAATCACATCAATATTACATGCAGCAAGGCGCAAACGATCGCGAACTTCTCCCGGTTTTAATGGCGGGAGTGAGCGTCCTGCAAACCCAGCCGCAATAATAATCAAGCGTGCATCCCTACATTCTTCATAGTCTCCATCATATACTTTTATATTTTGACTATAATTACAGGCTGTAGAATGACTTGCATCTAATGCCTCTCCATGCGCTTTCTTTTTATCAATATCAACAACAGCAATTTCTGATACCAATTGAAAAGCAATTGCACGATTCAATACAGCCGCACCTACGTGTCCCATACCTATAATAACCATTTTATTTTTCAACGACATAATCCGACTCCTTTACTTTTAACGCAAAATCTAGCTACTTATTATTACAATGATAGAACTTTGCCTGTTCATTATGCTTGAAACTCATTTACTATTTTCTTGTTCTGGTAAAATATATTCGCCCAAAAATTCCTTTGATAATTTTTCTAGCGTTCCATCTTGTTTCATTTCGCGAACAGTTGCATCTATTTTATCCGCTAAGAATTTTTCGTTTTCATCATTTTTACGCAAAATAAAGAATGTTGGAATCGGCGTAATATTTTTACCGACAATTTTAAGGTTTAGATTATGCGATTGATTAATCTCCTTTACAGTAATCGGATCGGCCAAAGTAGCATCCGCTTTACCATCGACAACCATATAAATCGTTTCGGCTGTTCCCTTGTCTGTAACTAAGAATTCAATTTTAGGTTCAGCTGTTTGATTGTATTCTTTTAAAATTCTATAACCTGGGCTGGTCGATGTAACCGAAACTTTCTTTCCTCTTAAATCTTCAATCGTTTTAATATCATTGCGCTCACTGATAACAGTAATTCGATTATTTTTATAATTATTAGCTTCATTTGTATAATAGTATTTACTGTCTCTTTCATTATTGTGGGTCATTTGATTGGCTATAATATCAATTTGGTTTCCTTCTAGTGCGACAAAAGCGCTCGACACGCTCATTGTTTTAAATTCAAATCTAATATCCTTATTTCTTTTTTCTACTTCTTTAAGAATTTCAATATCAAATCCTGTTAATTGATCTTTATCATTTACATAACTGTACGGTTTAAAGGTTCCACGAGTGCCAACATAATAGGTCTTAGCCGCACCACTATTCTCTTCAACTTTTTTTTGTTCTTGCAGCCCACAGCCAGCCATGATATAAGTTGCCGACAAAAATATCATAATTAAAAAATAAGTACACCATTTATTTCTATACATATTGGTTCACCTTTCTTTCCTTTTATTTCTATGAACCTCACAACTTGTAAAGTTCTGTTTAAACCGATTTTAACTTTTTGAATCTTTCTATTACTTCCGCTAATACATTTTCTTTTTTACAAAATGCCAACCTTAACCAAATTTTTCCATTCGGCGAAGTTTGCTGCGGGTAAAATCCTGATAGCGGCCTAGCTGATACACCGAAATTCTCAGTAATATAGCGGGCAAATTTTAAATCATCCGTCCACCCAAATTGAGAAAAATCAACAAGTAAAAAATAGCCGCCTTCTGGCTGCAAATATGGAATTTTTAAAGCATCAAATCCAGCTTTTAATAAATTCAGCCGCCGTTTATATGCTTTTCTTAAATTTACATAATAATCTTCATGACTACGAATTGCTGCTGCCATTCCCATCTGCAACGGCAACGCGGAACTCAAGGTTAAATAATTGTGTGCCTTACGAATGCCGTTTGTCAGCACGGGCGTCGCAATCACATACCCAAGCCGCCAGCCTGTAACACTATAAGCTTTCGAAAAACCATTCATGATAATCGTCCGTTCACGCATATTGGGTAAAGTCCAAATTGAAATCGGTGCTTTTTCTTCATAATAGATTTCATTATAAATTTCATCCGTGATCACAATTAAATCATATTTTTGTGCGATTTCAGCCACACCTTGAATTTCTTCAAAACTAAAAATTCGTCCCGAAGGATTATGCGGTGAATTAAAAATGATTGCTTTTGTATGCTTTGTAATTGAGGCTTCAAGTTTAAACTTCTCTAAGCGAAAATTTGGTTGCGTTAATTCTACATAAACAGGTATACCCCCGCATAAATGTATATCTGCGGCATAGGCAGCAAAAGAAGGTGTAAAAACAATGACTTCATCCCCCGGATTGATCAAAGCTAACAATGCTGCTGCCATCCCTTCTGTCACACCATTGCAAATTGTGATTTCCTGCTCTGCATGAAAATGTATCCGCGTCTTTTGCTGAAATCTACTAGCTATTCCTTCACGTAAACTCTGTATCCCTTGCGTTGGTGCATATTGATTAAAGTCCTGTTCAATTGCTTCAACAGCAGCTTTTTTAAATAAGAGATCGGTTGAAAAATCTGGTTTGCCGCTGCCCAAATCAATCGCCTGGTGCTGCAAAGCAAGCGCCGCTAATTCTTTAAAACGTGGTATTGTTATTTGATTTATTCGTTCTGAAATTTTGTTTTCGGCATGAAGTAAATACGTCATAATGTTTCTCCCCACAATAAATTTTACAAATAAAAAAAGGCTGGAGACATCTTTTCAGATGTTCTCCAGCCTTCATTTATTATGATCAGCTTTTGCAAACAAATTTTTATAAATATGTAATTTTAAATTTCTTGTTATGAGAATATCATATTCATTTATATGCTGTCAATATAAATAAAATTAGCCTCAAAAGAGATACTGGGTATAAGAAAATCACTAAAGGTACTAAGACGAATTCGAAGGTGTCAAAGGAAAACTAATTCAGCTCTGACGAAGAGAGTTTAAATCAGCTTTATGAACTTAGACTTCTAAATTCGTCTTGTACTGTCTTATTCGTTTTTATCATAGAAAATGTTATCTTTTAACTTTCCCCACACTGCGAAGCCATTCTACTGAATCGACCATGGTTTCCTCAAATGGCCGTGTATGATAACTTAATTCTTTTATCGCCTTTTCCGAAGAAAAATTATTGTTGCGTGTCAAATTATAAATTTCAAATTCTAAAACTTTTTGGTTTTTCTCAGTTTCTGAACTATGGCTTCCCTTCTCCTGCATTTGCAGCATTTGCTCCTTTGTAAGAATTGTTTCAATTCGTTTTGCCCCACTAGCTTGACTTATAAGATCAAACATCCGCCGCATGGTTACCAGTTCATTGCTCATAATATACCCTTCACCTTTACGCCCGTTTTTCACGCAAGAAATGACTCCATCCGCAAGATCTCGCACATCTACAGAATTAAACGTACCTTCAATTCCAACAGTCATTTTGCCTTGACAATAACGTATGATAAATTCGGCAACCGGCCCATAAGCATAATCATTGGGTCCACAGATGCCGGACGGATAGATAACAGAAGCATCCAAGTTTTTTTCTTGTACCATTTTTAAAACATATTGCGTTGCAAGTGCTTTTGTTTTTGCATAATATCCTACTACTTGGTCTGGGAGAAACATTGCAGGCTCTTGAATGATTTGATTTCCTGGTGCCTCGGCAATAGCACCGGTAGAACTAATATATATTAGTTTTTTTACTTTTTTCGCCACACAAAAATCTACGATATTCTCCGTACCCGTAACGTTGATATCATATACTTTCTGGCTGAAATCTGGAGAAAGAGAAACAATACTCGCACAATGAATCACAACGATCTCTGTATGCGCAGGTACTGTAAAAAACTTTTCAAGCGACGTTTTATCTATCAAATCACCAAGAACAATCTCCGCTTGATCGGGTAAATAGTTTATAACAGGATCACCGGCTAATACAAGCACTTTCATCTTTTTATTTTGCGCGGCTAATTTTTTTGCAATATTCATTCCTAGAAATCCGGTAGCGCCAGTTACTAAATAAATTGTTTCTTTCATATTAATCTGACATCCTTTCTTCACTACTTAGAAATTGATCCAATTCAACTCTTCCTACTTTATCGTTTTAGCTCCTTACAAATTAGTATGCACATTCTAATTACAATCATGAAATTTTAAACCTTTGCTATTTTTGATTAACGTCGTCCTTTTATAAATGAGTTACTTACTGAAGATCATAAAAAAAATTAAGACACGTTAACTGCTATACTCCAGTTAACGTGTCTTAACCTTAAATATTGAAAGAAACGATCAAAAAAATTCTCTAAATATAAATAAACGTCCTCAATATAAAACTTCTTAAACCCTAATGATTAATAGGATTTAGAAACTAGGACTCCTTACGAACATTTTATTAAAGTTCACCCACAGAATTTATATATTCTGCCTTCTCGCCAAGAACGATCTCACTTCATCTTCCGAAGGATAAGACATCTGTGTACCTGATTTCGTTACACTCAAGGCAGAAAATGCACTTGCCTCTTTCATTGCATTTCGTACATCTTTTGTTTTCACATAATGATTCGCAAAAGATCCAATAAATGCATCCCCGGCACCAGTCGCATCTTTCGCCTCCACTTTATATGCCGCAAAAAAATAAAACTCGTCCTGGGACAACCACATCGAGCCCCTGCTTCCCATTGTCACCAGCACATTTTTCACACCTTGCTGCACCAGATGCTGTGCCGCCCTCTTTATTTCATTTTCTGATCCTACCGGCATTCCTGTTAATATTTCTAGTTCCGTTTCATTCGGAACAAAAAAATCACATTTACATACCATATCTATATCCAAATCTTTCACTGCCGGAGCTGGATTTAATAAAACCGGAATGTCATTTTCATTGGCAAATGCAATTGCATATGCAACCGTATCCATAGGAATTTCCAATTGCAGTAATAGCAAATCACATTCTTTTAATGTTTCAGAAGCTTGGTCAATATCAATAGGTAAAAGAGAATTGTTTGCACCTTTATGAATTAAAATGCGATTTTGAGAGGACTCGTCTACAATAACAGTTGCCATACCACTTGGCGTATTCGGCACTTTCTGAACAAATTGCGTATCAATTTTATGTTGTTTAAAATTTTCAATCGTAGTATCACCAAATATATCATCACCGACTTTTGCCAGCATGATAACGCCCGCCCCCATTTTCGCTGCAGCAATCGCTTGATTTGCTCCCTTGCCTCCGCAACTTATAGAAAAATCAAAAACTTCCTTCGTTTCACCTGCTACAGGAACTTTATCAACATATGACATAAGATCTACCATACAAGAACCAATCACCGCTATTTTCATTTCAGCATCTCCCTGTTCATTTGGATTTAAGAGTACAAACACTGTCCCTTTCAATAAGTTCATTACAAATTTGAATTTTGATTTTTAGTGTTGTATTTGTTTTAATCAATTCAATCAAACGTTGTACTGCCAATTGGCCCATTTCCTGCTTAAAAACCCGAATGGTCGTAAGTGCAGGTATAAAGACATTACAAAAAGGTAAATCATCAAAACCAATAAATGATAGATCCTCCGGAATTCGATAACCGTTTTTCTGAAATGCTTTCATCGCACCAAGCGCAATAATATCATTATCAGCGAAAAAGGCGGTAGGTAAATCAGGTTTCTTTTGCAGAATTCGATCCATTTCGATATATGCCCCATCTAGGGTAGGCGGTACAGAGAAAAAATACTTCGTATCTACTTCTAAGTTTCTATTATGCATAGCTCGTTCATATCCTTCTTGGCGAAACCGAAAATTTTGAATACGAATTGCGCTCTTTAAATAACCAATACGTTGGTGTCCTTTATCAATTAAGGATTGTACAGCCTGAAACACAGAATCTACATTATTCATAAGAACCGCATTAAACTCCAAATTTTCAAACCAGCTATCCAGCATAACCAGTGGTACCGGAATATTTTGAAACATTTTTGCATCCTGTTCAGAAAGTTCCGTTCCCATAAACAAAATGGCTGAAGTGCTATCATTTAAAATTTGGAGTAAACGCTCTTGATAATCTGAACTGGCTTTATACAAATTAAAAATTGTTGTACTATATCCGGATCTTCTGCTCTCATTTTCAATTCCTTCCAACAAGGCAGCAAAAAATGGTGAATCAGAAAAAATCATTCCGCTATCCTTATATAAGACAAGCTTTATATTTGTTATTTTACTTTCATGAAGGTAACCATATTCCTGCGCAATTTTTATGATTTTTTTTGCAGTTTCTGCATTTACGCCTTTCTTGTTGTTCAGTGCATTTGAGACTGTTGCGGGAGAAAATCCGGATAATTGACTGATTGTTTTAATATTGATCTTCATTCTTTGAATTCATTGCGCGCCTGCAATGCGATCTTCTCCTGTAAATTTCGTTGAAACTGATCCACAATCACCGCTAAAATGATCACCACGCCTTTGATAATCATCTGCCAAAATTCAGATACCCCACTCATCACCATACCGTCACTGATCACACCGATAACAAATGCACCGACGATCGTTCCACCAATCGTTCCAATCCCGCCTGCCATAGAAGTTCCGCCAAGAACGGCTGCCGCAATTGCATTCATTTCCCAAGTCTGCCCCGTTGCGGGATGTGCAGCCTCTAATTGGGAGGCCGTAATGATGCCGACAATCGCCGCACAGATTCCTGAGAAAATATATACCAGTGTTTTTACCTGATCTACCTTAATTCCTGATAATTTAGCAGTCTTTTCATTACCGCCAATTGCGAAGATATGCCATCCAAAAGTCGTTTTTTTCAAAAGAACTGCTGCAATAACCGCAATAAAAATTAAAATGATCGCACCAACCGGAATGCCCAGAATCCTACTGCCAAATACCGTAAAACCAACATTTCCAAGTGCCTCATTGCCGACGATATTCGAATACGTCGCTCCATTAGAATGCAGCATCGCAAATCCACGCCCGATATACATGGTGCCAAGCGTTGCAATAAAAGGTGCTACCTTACATTTTGTGATAATCGTGCCATTGATCCATCCAACGACAGCACCAACAAAAATCGTAAACGCTACAACCAGCCAAACGTTAAAATAAAGCGTAACTCCCAGCATTTTTACTGTCAGACCTTCATTGATCATGCCACCGGCAATCATGCCGGCAAGACCGACTACTGCACCAACCGAAAGGTCAATTCCTCCGGTGATAATTACATACGTCATGCCGATTGCCAAAATGCCATATAGCGCTACATGTTTTGCAAGCAGCAAGAAGGTATTGGCGGATAAGAAATTTGGGGTAGTTGCACTGAAATAAACGAGCAATAACACTAAAACAATGATGGTCCGCCCTTTTAATATCGCTAAGGCAAACGAATTTTTTGTTTTCATCCTATGTCCATCCCTTTCGTCAAAACGATGAAGCAGCTATTTTTCATGTCCGTCATGGCCTTCATAAGACGCAAGCACCAATTTTTCCTCTGTGATTTCTTCCTGATCTAGCTCACATGTTTTCCGCCCATTCGAAAGAACCAGAATTCGATCAGCAATCGTCATGATTTCCTGCAGTTCTGAAGATATCACAATGATAGAAAGACCTTGCTTGGCATACCGGCTGATAATTTCAAACACTTCTGCCTTAGCACCGATATCAATCCCTCTACTCGGTTCATCCAAAAGCAATATTTTAGGTGCTGTAAGCAGCCCTTTTCCAATTACAACTTTTTGTTGATTGCCACCAGAGAGCGATAAAATTGGCAGACGTTTATCTGCTACTTTAATGTGAATATCTTGAATTTGCTTCATTACATTTTGATCCTCACGTTGTTTGCTCAAAAAAATACCTTTTGCATACTTTTTAAGACTAGAGAGAGAAATGTTTTTACCGATATCTAAAGTCTGCACCAAGCCCTCTCTCTGTCTATCCTCCGGAACCAATGCAAAACCTCGTTCAATCTGCTCTGCGACATGCTGTATTTGGATGATTTCCCCTTGCAACTTAACAGTACCCGTATGTTCCGAACGCAGCCCCATAATACATTCAAAAATTTCGGTACGTCCGGCACCCATCAAGCCATATATGCCAAGAATCTCGCCCTTTTTTAACTTAAAGTTCACATGATCAAGCAGATAGCCACCACCCTTTTTGGGTAAGGTAAGCTCTTCTACTTCTAACACCACCGCTTGCCGCGTCCGATCACTTACAGGCTTTCGCCGTGGATATGATTTTTCTTGTCCTACCATCTGCTTTACAATCCACGCTATATCTACATCCTCAATTGCAGCATTTGCGACCAATCTACCGTCTCTCAAAATTGTAATAAAATCACCGATTTTCATAATCTCCTCTAACTTATGTGAAATATATACGATTGATATTCCTTCAGCTGTCAATTCACGCATGATGCGGAACAATACCTCAACTTCTTGGGCACTCAATGATGAGGTAGGTTCATCCATAATGAGAATTTTTAAATCATCTTGCATTAAGTTGCGAGCAATTTCAACCATCTGCTGCTGCCCAACGCGAAGTTCCCCAAGCAAAGTTTTGGGATTCAACGGATGCTCCAATTTATCCAAAATCTTTTTTGTCAACGCAATATGTTGTTGATCGTCTAATCGAATTCCACCAATCTTTTTTTCCCTAGCCATGAAAATGTTTTGATAGATATTGAGATTTGGGAACAAGTTTAGTTCTTGATGAATAATACCAATTCCATGCTTTCTTGCTTCAATTACATTCTGAAAGGCAGAGACTTTTTGATTCTCCATAAAAATTTCACCAGAACTTGGCTGCTCAATCCCGGCGATGATTTTCATCAAAGTAGACTTTCCGGCTCCGTTCTCGCCAATCAAGACATTTACCTTGCCTCGATATACAGCGAAAGATACATGATCCAGTGCCTTCGTGCCAGGATAGTTCTTGCAGATATTTTTTACATGCAGGCAAATATTTTCTTCTGTTTTTATCCCCGTATCCATTTCGCATGCCTCCTATTGCACGGTCAATTCGACTGGCGTAATCAATACTTCATTTGCCTTATCCACACTAAAGCACCCCATAAAATAAATTTCCTTCCCTTGGATCGCATCTAAATCAATTTTTTTGATAACATCTGCGTAGATTACATCATGAATACTTTGCGATACCTTTGCCCATTCTACTTGATTCTTATAGTCCTCATATTTGATAAAGTCGAGAGAATCGCGAACCGCAGCGCCTTTATAGACGCTTCCGATCTGCAGTTTGATAAGTGGTATTTCTTTTTGTTCCTTTAATTTTACAATGATATAGCCGGCCTTTTTTTCTCTATGTACTGCAGTAACGATTCCTACACCTTTTACGACATAATTCAATTCACCCGATTTTCCCATAGAGTATTTTCCATATTTGTCGGCCAAAGATTTTAAATCACCATTCGCTTCCTTAAAAAAACTTGGCAAATCCACCGCTTTTCTTTTCAGCTCTGGAATTGCGGTTTCATTCCAGATCGCAGCAACATTTTCTGCCGCATTAAAAGCAATATCCCCGGTTAATTTTCCCTCTTGCCCAATCGGCACAACTTTTACACATCCAGTCAGAAACACTACCATCACGAAGCACACGATTAAAATAAAACGCACACGTTTTTTCATAGACAGACTCCTATCCTCCGCATCATGAGACAGCATTCGTGTAATTACTTATTCGGTATAAACGAAAGTTTTGAGTTTCTCTACATTCTTTTTCGTAATTGCAACACAATCTACCAATTGTTTTTCATCTAATCCAGTCGTACCTTTTTTCAGATAATCATCGGCTTGCTTTACAGCCATTTCAGCGATCAGCGCCGCTTGCTGCAAAGCAGTCCCTGTCATATTACCTTCTCTGATTGCAGCAGCTGCTTCATCCGAACCATCCACACCAATCACGGCAATTCCCTTCAAACCTGCATTTTTTATCGCAGCAATTGCACCTACAGCCATCGTATCATTGCCACAAATTACGCCTTTGATATCCGGATTTGATTGTAAAATACTTTCCATTTTTTGATAAGCTTCTGTTTGCTCCCAATTTGCAGTTTGCTGTGCAACCATCTTCATGTCCGCATACTGGTCAATCACCTCATGAAATGCGCTAGAGCGAACACCGGCATTTGTATCCGATTCTTTCCCCAGCAATTCTGCATAATTTCCTTTTTCACCCATAGTCTCAACAAATACTTCGGCAATTGCTTTTGCACCTTGATAATTATTGGCAACGATTTGAGAAATTGCAACCCCGCTGCCATTGATCTCCCGATCAATTAAAAACGTTGGAATATTGTTGTCACGCGCTTTTTGAACTGCAGCGACCGTGGCATCTGCTCCCGCATTATCACAAATAATCGCGGCAGCCTTATCAGAGATTGCATTTTCAAATAGTTCTGATTGCTTCGCCGCATCATCGTCATGAGAAACTGCTTTTACTTCATATCCCAGTGCCTTCGCTTTTTTAGCGGCAGCTTCTGCCTCAGTTTTAAAGAAAGGATTCGCATGAGATGGCGTGATAATATAAATAATCTTAGAACCGCCACCAGTCAATATTTTTGTCTCCTTTGCTTTCGGTGCCGTTGTTTCTGAATCGGCTTTCGCTGGGCCACACCCTGTAAGTAAGCTCCCTATTAAAAAAATTGATAAAAGGACAACCAACATTCTTCTTAAAATTTTCATAGAAAACGCCTCCTGTTTTTATTTTTAAGCATACTCATGCATGATATAAAGCTTGCTTTATTGCTTCTTTCCAGCCTTGATATAAAGCTTTGCTTCTCGCCTCATCCATTTTCCGCTCATACTTAACCCTATCAATTCGAGAAAAAATTTGCCGTTCATCATAGATTCCAACTGTGATTGCTGCAGCGTATGCTGCTCCCATACCTGATAATGTTTCTACATTCGGCACTTGTACAGCTACCCCCAATGTATCACTTTGAAATTGCATAAGATAGGTATTCTTTGTTGGTCCTCCATCTACACGTATCTCCTTGATTTCAATTTCGGATTCTTCCTGCATAAGTGTCACAATATCTACAATTTGATACGCAATACAATCCAAAGCCGCACGTACGATTTCCGCCCGACCGGTCACTCTGGTAATGCCTGTAAGAAGACCGGTCGCTCTAGAATCCCAATACGGTGCCCCAATCCCCGTAAATGCCGGTATAAAATAACTTCGATCCTCGGCATGCGCATGCTTCGCTAACGTTTGCGCCTCTTTTTCCTGTGCGATGATTTTCACCTCATCTTTTAACCAGCGAATCACCGCACCGGTATAATGAATATTTCCCTCTAGCACATAGTGGACCTTTTCCCCCATCTTCCATGCAATCGAAGTAACTAAACCTTTTTTACTTACCATTGGCACTTCACCAATATGCATCATAACAGAAGAACCTGTACCGTAAGTAGCTTTCACCATGCCTATTTTATTGCAATTTTGCCCAAACAAAGCCGCCTGAGAATCTCCTAATACCGCATGAATAGAAACTGGATTTTCCAAATAGCCATTAAAATCTGTTACTCCATAATTTGCATCAGAAGCACATACCTCAGGAAGTGCATTACAGGGGATATCAAACATTTGGCAAATTTCTTTATCCCATGTCAGCATTGCAATATTGAATAACTGTGTTCTTGATGCATTTGAATAATCGGTTTTAAACGACTTTCCTCCCGTTAAGCGATAAACCAGCCAGCTATCCATTGTTCCAAAACAAATTTCACCCTGCGCAGCCTTTTCTCTAATACCTTTTACATTTTCTAAAATCCAGGCAAACTTAGCTGCAGAAAAATAAGGTGATACCGGCATGCCCGTAGCCGTCTTGATTTTATCAGCAAAGCCGGCTGCCTCTAATCTTTGACAAATTTCCGCACCTCTCGCACATTGCCAGACAATCGCGTTATATTCTGCTCTGCCTGTTTTACGATTCCAAACCAACGCAGTTTCCCGCTGATTACTGATTCCGATAACAGCAATTTCTTCTTTATCAATATTTGCTTTTTCCACCACCTCTTTCACAACCATTAAAACATTTTGGTAAATTTCCTCCGGATCATGCTCTACCCAACCTTTTTCATTAATCCTTTGAAGATGGGATCGATCACTTCTGGCAATTAATTCACCCTGCAAATCAAATAAAAGACCTTTTGTCCCTTGCGTACTTTGGTCAATTCCTAAAATATAATTTCCTGTCATCTTAGATCAACTCCATAACTGCTGCCGCAATCGTTTCATTACGTAATCGATGATCAAACTGCTGCTCTGCTTTATCATTTGAGGCGGTTGGATCAGGGAAGGAAAGACGGATCACTTTAATCGATGATATTTCGGCTGCAATCCGGCTTACTGTGCAGCCAAGTCGGCTATGATGCGGCTGGGGTTCTACCGTGATAATTCCTCTTGTTTCTTTTGCTGCTTTCTCCACTGCAACTGCATCAATCGGTTTCAAACAATACATATCGAGTACTCTTACATGAATTCCTTGTTCTTTCAGAATACATGCCACCTCTTCAGCCGCCTTCACCAATTCACCGCACGCAATGATCGTAGCATCGTTGCCTTCATGTAAAACGGTAGCGCGATCCATATGAAATAAAACCTTATCCTCGCCATAAACTTCCTTTGCAACATTACGTCCAACACGTACATAAGCAGGTTTTTCGTTTTGTAAAAGTGCCCGCACAACTTGCTCTGTCTGAAGATGATCACTTGGCAGATAAACGCACATATCGGGAACCGATGTCATAATTGCAAGATCATCCATCGACCTACCTTTTTGCAGCCGCGCAAATTCCAACTGAATGGA from Massilibacillus massiliensis carries:
- a CDS encoding NAD-dependent epimerase/dehydratase family protein; protein product: MKETIYLVTGATGFLGMNIAKKLAAQNKKMKVLVLAGDPVINYLPDQAEIVLGDLIDKTSLEKFFTVPAHTEIVVIHCASIVSLSPDFSQKVYDINVTGTENIVDFCVAKKVKKLIYISSTGAIAEAPGNQIIQEPAMFLPDQVVGYYAKTKALATQYVLKMVQEKNLDASVIYPSGICGPNDYAYGPVAEFIIRYCQGKMTVGIEGTFNSVDVRDLADGVISCVKNGRKGEGYIMSNELVTMRRMFDLISQASGAKRIETILTKEQMLQMQEKGSHSSETEKNQKVLEFEIYNLTRNNNFSSEKAIKELSYHTRPFEETMVDSVEWLRSVGKVKR
- a CDS encoding transporter substrate-binding domain-containing protein; translated protein: MYRNKWCTYFLIMIFLSATYIMAGCGLQEQKKVEENSGAAKTYYVGTRGTFKPYSYVNDKDQLTGFDIEILKEVEKRNKDIRFEFKTMSVSSAFVALEGNQIDIIANQMTHNNERDSKYYYTNEANNYKNNRITVISERNDIKTIEDLRGKKVSVTSTSPGYRILKEYNQTAEPKIEFLVTDKGTAETIYMVVDGKADATLADPITVKEINQSHNLNLKIVGKNITPIPTFFILRKNDENEKFLADKIDATVREMKQDGTLEKLSKEFLGEYILPEQENSK
- the rbsK gene encoding ribokinase, which translates into the protein MKIAVIGSCMVDLMSYVDKVPVAGETKEVFDFSISCGGKGANQAIAAAKMGAGVIMLAKVGDDIFGDTTIENFKQHKIDTQFVQKVPNTPSGMATVIVDESSQNRILIHKGANNSLLPIDIDQASETLKECDLLLLQLEIPMDTVAYAIAFANENDIPVLLNPAPAVKDLDIDMVCKCDFFVPNETELEILTGMPVGSENEIKRAAQHLVQQGVKNVLVTMGSRGSMWLSQDEFYFFAAYKVEAKDATGAGDAFIGSFANHYVKTKDVRNAMKEASAFSALSVTKSGTQMSYPSEDEVRSFLARRQNI
- a CDS encoding L-lactate dehydrogenase encodes the protein MSLKNKMVIIGMGHVGAAVLNRAIAFQLVSEIAVVDIDKKKAHGEALDASHSTACNYSQNIKVYDGDYEECRDARLIIIAAGFAGRSLPPLKPGEVRDRLRLAACNIDVIRKVMREITKHTKKAVILMISNPLDITTYYAANFFDYPIDRLLGTGTTLETLRFQRILADHYRIDAKDVNGFMLGEHGKSAFAAWSLTSIRGIPIKKFEDYFQPEKPLDRSWVDDQVIRAASDIVDHKGWTNYGIAMGVCRIAKAVLFNERSILPVSTTLQGEYGIHNVALSLPCLVTENGVERRLAVSLQEDEVIKIRRSAQTLTDTLKKHDILKD
- a CDS encoding pyridoxal phosphate-dependent aminotransferase encodes the protein MTYLLHAENKISERINQITIPRFKELAALALQHQAIDLGSGKPDFSTDLLFKKAAVEAIEQDFNQYAPTQGIQSLREGIASRFQQKTRIHFHAEQEITICNGVTEGMAAALLALINPGDEVIVFTPSFAAYAADIHLCGGIPVYVELTQPNFRLEKFKLEASITKHTKAIIFNSPHNPSGRIFSFEEIQGVAEIAQKYDLIVITDEIYNEIYYEEKAPISIWTLPNMRERTIIMNGFSKAYSVTGWRLGYVIATPVLTNGIRKAHNYLTLSSALPLQMGMAAAIRSHEDYYVNLRKAYKRRLNLLKAGFDALKIPYLQPEGGYFLLVDFSQFGWTDDLKFARYITENFGVSARPLSGFYPQQTSPNGKIWLRLAFCKKENVLAEVIERFKKLKSV
- a CDS encoding LacI family DNA-binding transcriptional regulator, with translation MKINIKTISQLSGFSPATVSNALNNKKGVNAETAKKIIKIAQEYGYLHESKITNIKLVLYKDSGMIFSDSPFFAALLEGIENESRRSGYSTTIFNLYKASSDYQERLLQILNDSTSAILFMGTELSEQDAKMFQNIPVPLVMLDSWFENLEFNAVLMNNVDSVFQAVQSLIDKGHQRIGYLKSAIRIQNFRFRQEGYERAMHNRNLEVDTKYFFSVPPTLDGAYIEMDRILQKKPDLPTAFFADNDIIALGAMKAFQKNGYRIPEDLSFIGFDDLPFCNVFIPALTTIRVFKQEMGQLAVQRLIELIKTNTTLKIKIQICNELIERDSVCTLKSK